The window ACCAGGCGATCTCGCGCCTCGCCCGGATCGATCCGGAGCTCGAGCAGATCGTCGAGCTCCGATTCTTCGCCGGTCTCTCGCTCGAGGAGATCCGCGAGTTGACCGGCACCCCCGAGCGCACTCTCAAGCGGCGCTTCCGCGCCGCCCGTGCTCTCCTCCTCGAGGAGCTCGGCCCGGGGCCGCCTGCCGGGCCCGGCGCGTGATCGACGACAGCGAGCTCGACCAGTTGCGCGCCGCCCGGGAGCTCTTCGACCTGCTGGTCGAGCTCGACGAGCGCGAGCGCAACGTGCGACTCGCCGCGCTCGCGGATGCCGCGCTCGCGACACGCGTCCGCCGCCTGCTCGCCGCCGACCGCCTGCCCGACGCCACGCTTGGCGACCCGCTCGCTGCCGCCGCCGCCTGGCTGGCCGAGGAGGAGCGCGAGTCCGGGTTGCCGAGCGATCGCCACGGCGAGCGGATCGGCCCGTGGCGGATTCTCTCGCCGCTCGGTCGCGGCGGCATGGGCGAGGTCTTCCTCGCCGAGCGCGCCGACGGCGCTTTCGAGCGCCGGGTCGCGCTGAAGCTCCTCAAGCGCGGGCTCGACAGCGACGAGATCGTGGCGCGTTTCCTCGCCGAGCGGCGGATCCTGGCGCGCCTCGATCACCCCGGCATCGCGCAACTGGTCGATGGTGGTCTGGCGCCGGACGGACGCCCCTACTTCGCCCTCGAGCTCGTCCTCGGCCAACCCATCACCGAATGGTGCGCCGAGCGCCGCCTCGCGCTCGAGGATCGCCTGCGACTGGTGCTCGAGGTCGTCACGGCGGTCGATTTCGCCCACCGCAATCTGGTGGTCCATCGCGACCTCAAGCCGTCGAACATCCTCGTCACCGCGGCCGGGCAGGCGAAGCTCCTCGATTTCGGGATTGCCAAGCTCCTCGGCAGCGACGACGACGATGCGACGCGGACCGGCGCGAGGATGCTGACCCGGCGCTACGCCGCACCCGAGCAGCTCGCCGGCGAGCCGGTAACCACCGCGACCGACGTCCATGCGCTCGGTCTCCTGATCTGGGAGCTGGTTACCGGGGAGCCGACCCGGAGCGCCGCTTCCGACTCGGCGCTCTCCGTCGTCGAGCTCGAGCGCGAGACGCGCACGCCACCGAGCGCGCGGCTCGCCGCGGCCGATCCGCGGCGCGCGCCGCTCGAGGACGGGTCGCCGCGCGCCCGCCGCCGACTCGCGCGGCGGGTGGCAGGCGATCTCGACAAGGTGGTGCTTCGCGCACTGCGTCGCGAGCCCGATCGGCGCTATCCAGGCGCGATGGCGCTCGGCGACGATCTCGTCCGCTTTCTCGAGAACCGCCCCGTCGTCGCCCGCGAAGGGGCGCGCGCCTATCGCCTCGCGAAGTTCGCGCGTCGGCACCGCGCGGCGGTCGCTGCCGCCGGTCTGATCGCACTCACCCTCGCTGCCGGGGTGGCCGCCACCTGGCGCCAGGCGCAGATCGCGGAGGCGGAGCGCGCGCGCGCCGAGCGCCGCTTCGCCGACGTGCGCCGGCTGGCGAACACCGCCCTCTTCGAAGTTCACGCGACGCTCGAGAATGTCGCGGGCGGCATGGCGACCCGGCGCCTCCTGGTCGCTACGGCGCTCGAGTACCTCGATGACCTGGCGCGCGAAGCGGGCGACGAGCCGGAGCTGCTGGTCGAGCTGGCCACTGCCTACGAGCGCACGGCGGAGATCCAGGGGATGCCCGGCTGGCCGAGCGAGGGACGAACCGGCGATGCGCTCGCCAGCCTCGAACGGGCCCTCGAGCTGCGGCGGCGCGCGCGCCGGGCGGCGGCGCCGGGCGCCGCCGATCTCGCCTTCGCCCGACTGAGCGTCCGCCTGGGCACCGTGCTCGCAGCCCGCGGCGCGAGCGCCGCGGCGCTCGCGCACCATCGGGAGGCGCTGGCGCTCTATCTCGCCGCCGACCCGCCTGGCACCGAAGAGCGGCTCGAGCGGGTTCAGGCGCGGATCGCGATCGGCGACGACCTCTGGGAGCTCGGCGACATCGCCGCCGCCGCGGGCGAGTATCGCGAGGCGCGCGGCGAGGTGGTCGCGATTCGCGCTGCCGACCCGGGCTCGACGCTCGCGATCCGCCAGTCCGGCGTCGTCGAGCAGAGGCTCGGCGACGCTGCGGCCGAACGCCAGGAGTGGCCGCTCGCTCTCGCTCACCACAAAGCGTCGCTGGCGATCGACCAGGAGCTCGCCGGCCGCTCCCCCGCCGACGCCGAAGTTCGCCGCGACCTGGGCACGGATCTCTCGCGCCTGGGCGTCGACTTCGCCGCTCTCGGACGCGCGCCGGCCGCGCTCGCCCAGCACCGCGGTGCGACCGAGCTCCGCGAGGCGCTGCTCGCTGAGGAGCCGGACGACGCACGGGCGCTCGAGGACGCCGCCGAATCGCGGTTCGAAACCGGCAGGACGCTGCAGGCGCTCGGGCGACCTCAAGAAGCGGTGGGCGAGATCGCCCTCGCGATCGAGCGCCGCCGGGCTCTCGTCCGCCTCGATCCGGGCAACGCACGCTGGCAGGATTCGCTCGCGGCGAGCCTCGCGACCCTGGCCGAGATCGAGCAGAGCCGCGGCAATCCCGCTGCGGCGGCGCGAGCGTTCGACGAAGCGCTCGCCCTGCGCCGCGAGCTCGCGCGCTCGAGCCCCGACTTCGCCGGCAACCGGTCCGCACTCCTGGCTCTCGAGTCGAGCCGATCCACCGCCC is drawn from Thermoanaerobaculia bacterium and contains these coding sequences:
- a CDS encoding serine/threonine protein kinase, with protein sequence MIDDSELDQLRAARELFDLLVELDERERNVRLAALADAALATRVRRLLAADRLPDATLGDPLAAAAAWLAEEERESGLPSDRHGERIGPWRILSPLGRGGMGEVFLAERADGAFERRVALKLLKRGLDSDEIVARFLAERRILARLDHPGIAQLVDGGLAPDGRPYFALELVLGQPITEWCAERRLALEDRLRLVLEVVTAVDFAHRNLVVHRDLKPSNILVTAAGQAKLLDFGIAKLLGSDDDDATRTGARMLTRRYAAPEQLAGEPVTTATDVHALGLLIWELVTGEPTRSAASDSALSVVELERETRTPPSARLAAADPRRAPLEDGSPRARRRLARRVAGDLDKVVLRALRREPDRRYPGAMALGDDLVRFLENRPVVAREGARAYRLAKFARRHRAAVAAAGLIALTLAAGVAATWRQAQIAEAERARAERRFADVRRLANTALFEVHATLENVAGGMATRRLLVATALEYLDDLAREAGDEPELLVELATAYERTAEIQGMPGWPSEGRTGDALASLERALELRRRARRAAAPGAADLAFARLSVRLGTVLAARGASAAALAHHREALALYLAADPPGTEERLERVQARIAIGDDLWELGDIAAAAGEYREARGEVVAIRAADPGSTLAIRQSGVVEQRLGDAAAERQEWPLALAHHKASLAIDQELAGRSPADAEVRRDLGTDLSRLGVDFAALGRAPAALAQHRGATELREALLAEEPDDARALEDAAESRFETGRTLQALGRPQEAVGEIALAIERRRALVRLDPGNARWQDSLAASLATLAEIEQSRGNPAAAARAFDEALALRRELARSSPDFAGNRSALLALESSRSTAPRPP